Proteins found in one Dermacentor silvarum isolate Dsil-2018 chromosome 8, BIME_Dsil_1.4, whole genome shotgun sequence genomic segment:
- the LOC119461406 gene encoding collagen alpha-1(IV) chain-like isoform X13, whose protein sequence is MRGKVLAIVFCLLGSAISARAAELGQQQEHVSLTLEPAPVAGVTENVVTGVSGGALGGVTSATSSVAPGVVGGSLTTGAIGTPWGVAGFPYSSWSGYPGFGGFSNLYGGYYGGYPGYGSYLSRSSGLFGPSSPWGYPYGSAYGSIGYPGALGGLGGYGGALGLLGRYPGLSGVYGNTLGLSGLYGAYPGFGRLPGVLGSYPGLTGLSSLYGGYPGYLGSLSGLSGPLGLLGRYPGLSGLLGSYPGLNGLSGWYGGYPGLTGLSRVLAGYPGYSALSTLYGSYPGSSSYFSHSSGLLGLPSPWGYSHASGFGSLGYPGSLGGVLGGLRGPLGLLGRYPGLSGLYPGLSGLSGLYGGYPGLAALSGVLGRFPGYSALSTLYGSYPGSSSYLSRSSGLLGLSSPWGYSHASGFSSLGYPGSVGGVLGGLGGPLGLLGHYPGLSGLYGSSLALSGLTGSYSGLGRLSGLLGGYSGLTGLSGLYGGYPGYLGSLSGLSGPLGLLGRYPGLSGLYPGLSGLSGLYGGYPGLTGLSSVFGRYPGYSALSTLYGSYPGSSSYLSRSSGLLGLSSPWGYSHASGFGSLGYPGSLGGVLGGLGGPLGLLGHYPGLSGLYGSSLALSGLSGSYSGLGRLSGLLGGYSGLTGLSGLYGGYPGYLGSLSGLSGPLGLLGRYPGLSGLLGGYSGLNGLLGLNGGYSGLTGLSALLGGYSGHSGLSTLYGGYPGYGSYFGRSSGLLGLTSPWGTSYGTTLGSYGYPSYLGGRYGGLLGRYPGLQGSSFGLSGLYGSYPGLGRLSGLLGYPGLTGLSSLYSGYPGALGGLSGLAGPLGLLGRYPGLSGLLGGYSGLNRLSGLYGGYSGLTGLSGLLGGYPGYSGLSTLYGGYPGYGSYLSRSSGLLGLTSPWGTSYGSTLGSYGYPSYLGGLYGGFRGPLGVLGRYHGLSGLYGSYPGLSGLYGSYPGFGSLSGLTTGYPGWRYPSAYGGLNGVWGYPYGSSLSPYGYGSSVGPFGYSGLYGRGVGAFGNYGPYGSWGYPGFYGNGVGPLGAYGYGPFGRYGPFGSSLGYPGAYSNGFGPFGPFGYGGPFSGYYGPYGPSGKTFGPYVLPGPLGTTTSTVVPTAQGPSVTSTVVPEVVKPSATLVTPEGLPTLPVNVATGSKGVKTIVG, encoded by the exons ATGCGGGGAAAAGTTCTGGCCATCGTCTTCTGTCTCCTAGGCTCTG CCATTTCAGCTAGAGCTGCTGAATTAGGGCAGCAACAAGAACACGTCAGTCTCACCTTGGAACCAGCACCAGTCGCAGGGGTTACCGAAAATGTCGTCACTGGAGTTTCAGGTGGAGCATTAGGCGGCGTCACTAGCGCCACATCAAGTGTTGCGCCTGGTGTGGTTGGAGGCTCTTTGACCACCGGTGCTATAGGAACACCATGGGGAGTTGCTGGGTTCCCGTATAGTTCTTGGAGTGGCTACCCAGGTTTTGGTGGTTTTTCAAACCTTTATGGGGGCTACTACGGAGGCTACCCGGGCTACGGCAGTTATCTGTCTCGCTCATCCGGGCTTTTCGGTCCTTCCAGCCCGTGGGGATACCCGTATGGTAGTGCTTATGGATCTATAGGCTACCCTGGTGCTCTGGGAGGACTTGGAGGATATGGGGGAGCTCTTGGACTTCTAGGACGTTATCCAGGCCTTTCCGGAGTGTATGGAAACACCCTCGGTCTTTCAGGCCTGTACGGAGCATACCCAGGATTCGGACGCCTGCCGGGAGTTCTGGGAAGTTACCCAGGTCTGACGGGGCTTTCAAGTTTGTATGGCGGATACCCAGGTTATTTGGGAAGCCTTAGCGGTCTTTCTGGGCCGCTGGGACTACTCGGACGTTATCCAGGGCTTTCGGGATTGTTAGGAAGCTATCCTGGCCTGAATGGTCTCTCGGGTTGGTATGGAGGATACCCAGGTCTCACAGGCCTTTCACGAGTGCTTGCAGGTTACCCCGGTTACTCCGCCCTTTCGACACTGTACGGAAGCTATCCCGGCTCCAGCAGCTATTTTTCTCACTCGTCGGGTCTTCTTGGCCTTCCTAGTCCATGGGGATATTCCCATGCAAGCGGATTTGGTTCACTAGGCTACCCAGGATCTCTAGGAGGAGTTCTTGGTGGACTCCGAGGGCCACTCGGCCTACTTGGACGTTACCCAGGGCTTTCTGGCCTGTACCCTGGACTTAGTGGTTTGTCTGGATTGTATGGAGGATACCCTGGTCTCGCAGCCCTCTCAGGTGTGCTTGGCCGTTTCCCTGGTTACTCAGCCCTTTCGACGCTATACGGAAGCTATCCCGGTTCCAGCAGTTACTTGTCTCGCTCCTCGGGTCTTCTTGGTCTTTCTAGCCCATGGGGATATTCTCACGCAAGCGGTTTTAGTTCACTAGGCTATCCAGGATCTGTTGGAGGAGTTCTCGGAGGACTTGGAGGACCTCTAGGTCTTCTTGGACATTACCCAGGACTTTCCGGCCTTTACGGAAGCTCACTTGCTCTTTCAGGTCTCACCGGAAGTTACTCAGGACTCGGACGCTTGTCTGGACTTCTGGGAGGATACTCTGGTTTGACAGGGCTTTCTG GTTTGTATGGTGGATACCCAG GTTACTTGGGAAGCCTTAGTGGCCTTTCGGGACCTCTAGGACTACTTGGACGTTACCCAGGGCTTTCAGGATTGTACCCTGGACTTAGTGGCTTGTCTGGATTGTATGGAGGATACCCTGGTCTCACCGGCCTCTCAAGTGTGTTTGGGCGTTACCCCGGTTACTCAGCCCTTTCGACACTGTACGGAAGCTATCCCGGCTCCAGCAGTTACTTGTCTCGCTCCTCGGGTCTTCTTGGCCTTTCTAGCCCATGGGGATATTCCCATGCAAGCGGATTTGGTTCACTAGGCTACCCAGGATCTCTAGGAGGAGTTCTTGGAGGACTCGGAGGGCCACTTGGCCTACTTGGACATTATCCAGGGCTTTCTGGCCTGTACGGAAGCTCACTTGCTCTTTCAGGCCTCTCCGGAAGTTACTCAGGACTCGGACGCTTGTCTGGACTTCTGGGAGGATACTCTGGTTTGACAGGTCTTTCCGGTTTGTATGGTGGATACCCAGGTTACTTGGGAAGCCTTAGTGGTCTTTCCGGACCTCTTGGACTATTGGGACGTTATCCCGGCCTCTCAGGATTGCTCGGAGGCTACTCAGGTCTAAATGGTTTACTTGGATTGAACGGAGGATATTCAGGTCTCACTGGCCTGTCAGCATTACTTGGAGGATATTCAGGTCACTCTGGCCTTTCTACATTGTACGGAGGCTACCCAGGTTACGGCAGCTATTTTGGCCGCTCATCGGGACTTCTTGGACTTACCAGCCCATGGGGAACTTCATATGGCACCACCCTTGGATCTTATGGGTACCCTAGTTATTTGGGAGGACGTTATGGAGGGCTCCTTGGACGTTATCCGGGACTGCAAGGAAGTTCTTTTGGTTTGTCAGGACTATATGGAAGTTACCCCGGTCTAGGGCGCTTGTCAGGGCTTCTTGGCTACCCTGGCTTGACAGGACTTTCGAGTTTATACAGTGGATACCCAGGCGCTCTGGGAGGTCTTAGTGGCCTTGCAGGACCACTAGGACTGCTCGGACGTTACCCTGGTCTTTCTGGTTTGCTCGGAGGCTACTCAGGTCTTAACCGACTGTCTGGATTGTATGGAGGATATTCAGGTCTCACAGGTCTTTCAGGGTTGCTTGGAGGCTATCCAGGATACTCCGGCCTTTCTACTTTGTACGGAGGCTACCCAGGTTACGGCAGCTATTTGAGCCGCTCATCGGGACTTCTTGGACTTACTAGCCCATGGGGAACTTCATATGGTAGCACCCTTGGGTCTTATGGCTACCCAAGCTATTTGGGAGGACTTTATGGTGGATTTAGAGGGCCTCTAGGAGTTCTTGGACGTTATCACGGTCTCTCGGGATTGTACGGAAGCTACCCTGGTCTGTCAGGCCTCTACGGAAGTTACCCAGGCTTCGGAAGCTTGTCTGGACTCACTACTGGTTACCCTGGCTGGAGGTATCCTTCTGCCTATGGAGGTCTGAATGGCGTATGGGGATATCCATACGGTAGTAGCCTTAGCCCATACGGCTACGGAAGTTCAGTTGGCCCATTCGGATACTCTGGTCTTTATGGACGCGGCGTTGGTGCATTCGGAAACTATGGCCCATACGGGTCTTGGGGCTACCCTGGGTTCTACGGTAACGGAGTGGGTCCTCTAGGTGCATATGGATATGGTCCATTTGGTCGATATGGTCCTTTCGGCAGCTCCCTTGGCTATCCTGGAGCATACAGTAATGGATTTGGTCCCTTTGGTCCGTTCGGTTATGGCGGACCCTTCAGCGGCTACTACGGCCCATATGGTCCGTCCGGAAAAACTTTTGGTCCCTACGTTCTACCCGGCCCCTTAGGAACAACAACTTCAACTGTCGTCCCAACTGCCCAAGGACCATCTGTCACCAGTACAGTTGTGCCTGAGGTTGTGAAACCAAGTGCAACTCTAGTCACACCTGAAGGCCTGCCCACACTACCCGTTAATGTTGCAACGGGTTCAAAGGG GGTCAAGACCATCGTAGGCTGA
- the LOC119461406 gene encoding collagen alpha-1(IV) chain-like isoform X10, which translates to MRGKVLAIVFCLLGSAISARAAELGQQQEHVSLTLEPAPVAGVTENVVTGVSGGALGGVTSATSSVAPGVVGGSLTTGAIGTPWGVAGFPYSSWSGYPGFGGFSNLYGGYYGGYPGYGSYLSRSSGLFGPSSPWGYPYGSAYGSIGYPGALGGLGGYGGALGLLGRYPGLSGVYGNTLGLSGLYGAYPGFGRLPGVLGSYPGLTGLSSLYGGYPGYLGSLSGLSGPLGLLGRYPGLSGLLGSYPGLNGLSGWYGGYPGLTGLSRVLAGYPGYSALSTLYGSYPGSSSYFSHSSGLLGLPSPWGYSHASGFGSLGYPGSLGGVLGGLRGPLGLLGRYPGLSGLYPGLSGLSGLYGGYPGLAALSGVLGRFPGYSALSTLYGSYPGSSSYLSRSSGLLGLSSPWGYSHASGFSSLGYPGSVGGVLGGLGGPLGLLGHYPGLSGLYGSSLALSGLSGSYSGLGRLSGLLGGYSGLTGLSGLYGGYPGYLGSLSGLSGPLGLLGRYPGLSGLYPGLSGLSGLYGGYPGLTGLSSVFGRYPGYSALSTLYGSYPGSSSYLSRSSGLLGLSSPWGYSHASGFGSLGYPGSLGGVLGGLGGPLGLLGHYPGLSGLYGSSLALSGLSGSYSGLGRLSGLLGGYSGLTGLSGLYGGYPGYLGSLSGLSGPLGLLGRYPGLSGLLGGYSGLNGLLGLNGGYSGLTGLSALLGGYSGHSGLSTLYGGYPGYGSYFGRSSGLLGLTSPWGTSYGTTLGSYGYPSYLGGRYGGLLGRYPGLQGSSFGLSGLYGSYPGLGRLSGLLGYPGLTGLSSLYSGYPGALGGLSGLAGPLGLLGRYPGLSGLLGGYSGLNRLSGLYGGYSGLTGLSGLLGGYPGYSGLSTLYGGYPGYGSYLSRSSGLLGLTSPWGTSYGSTLGSYGYPSYLGGLYGGFRGPLGVLGRYHGLSGLYGSYPGLSGLYGSYPGFGSLSGLTTGYPGWRYPSAYGGLNGVWGYPYGSSLSPYGYGSSVGPFGYSGLYGRGVGAFGNYGPYGSWGYPGFYGNGVGPLGAYGYGPFGRYGPFGSSLGYPGAYSNGFGPFGPFGYGGPFSGYYGPYGPSGKTFGPYVLPGPLGTTTSTVVPTAQGPSVTSTVVPEVVKPSATLVTPEGLPTLPVNVATGSKGVKTIVG; encoded by the exons ATGCGGGGAAAAGTTCTGGCCATCGTCTTCTGTCTCCTAGGCTCTG CCATTTCAGCTAGAGCTGCTGAATTAGGGCAGCAACAAGAACACGTCAGTCTCACCTTGGAACCAGCACCAGTCGCAGGGGTTACCGAAAATGTCGTCACTGGAGTTTCAGGTGGAGCATTAGGCGGCGTCACTAGCGCCACATCAAGTGTTGCGCCTGGTGTGGTTGGAGGCTCTTTGACCACCGGTGCTATAGGAACACCATGGGGAGTTGCTGGGTTCCCGTATAGTTCTTGGAGTGGCTACCCAGGTTTTGGTGGTTTTTCAAACCTTTATGGGGGCTACTACGGAGGCTACCCGGGCTACGGCAGTTATCTGTCTCGCTCATCCGGGCTTTTCGGTCCTTCCAGCCCGTGGGGATACCCGTATGGTAGTGCTTATGGATCTATAGGCTACCCTGGTGCTCTGGGAGGACTTGGAGGATATGGGGGAGCTCTTGGACTTCTAGGACGTTATCCAGGCCTTTCCGGAGTGTATGGAAACACCCTCGGTCTTTCAGGCCTGTACGGAGCATACCCAGGATTCGGACGCCTGCCGGGAGTTCTGGGAAGTTACCCAGGTCTGACGGGGCTTTCAAGTTTGTATGGCGGATACCCAGGTTATTTGGGAAGCCTTAGCGGTCTTTCTGGGCCGCTGGGACTACTCGGACGTTATCCAGGGCTTTCGGGATTGTTAGGAAGCTATCCTGGCCTGAATGGTCTCTCGGGTTGGTATGGAGGATACCCAGGTCTCACAGGCCTTTCACGAGTGCTTGCAGGTTACCCCGGTTACTCCGCCCTTTCGACACTGTACGGAAGCTATCCCGGCTCCAGCAGCTATTTTTCTCACTCGTCGGGTCTTCTTGGCCTTCCTAGTCCATGGGGATATTCCCATGCAAGCGGATTTGGTTCACTAGGCTACCCAGGATCTCTAGGAGGAGTTCTTGGTGGACTCCGAGGGCCACTCGGCCTACTTGGACGTTACCCAGGGCTTTCTGGCCTGTACCCTGGACTTAGTGGTTTGTCTGGATTGTATGGAGGATACCCTGGTCTCGCAGCCCTCTCAGGTGTGCTTGGCCGTTTCCCTGGTTACTCAGCCCTTTCGACGCTATACGGAAGCTATCCCGGTTCCAGCAGTTACTTGTCTCGCTCCTCGGGTCTTCTTGGTCTTTCTAGCCCATGGGGATATTCTCACGCAAGCGGTTTTAGTTCACTAGGCTATCCAGGATCTGTTGGAGGAGTTCTCGGAGGACTTGGAGGACCTCTAGGTCTTCTTGGACATTACCCAGGACTTTCCGGCCTTTACGGAAGCTCACTTGCTCTTTCAG GTCTCTCCGGAAGTTACTCAGGACTCGGACGCTTGTCTGGACTTCTGGGAGGATACTCTGGTTTGACTGGACTTTCAGGTTTGTATGGTGGATATCCAGGTTACTTGGGAAGCCTTAGTGGCCTTTCGGGACCTCTAGGACTACTTGGACGTTACCCAGGGCTTTCAGGATTGTACCCTGGACTTAGTGGCTTGTCTGGATTGTATGGAGGATACCCTGGTCTCACCGGCCTCTCAAGTGTGTTTGGGCGTTACCCCGGTTACTCAGCCCTTTCGACACTGTACGGAAGCTATCCCGGCTCCAGCAGTTACTTGTCTCGCTCCTCGGGTCTTCTTGGCCTTTCTAGCCCATGGGGATATTCCCATGCAAGCGGATTTGGTTCACTAGGCTACCCAGGATCTCTAGGAGGAGTTCTTGGAGGACTCGGAGGGCCACTTGGCCTACTTGGACATTATCCAGGGCTTTCTGGCCTGTACGGAAGCTCACTTGCTCTTTCAGGCCTCTCCGGAAGTTACTCAGGACTCGGACGCTTGTCTGGACTTCTGGGAGGATACTCTGGTTTGACAGGTCTTTCCGGTTTGTATGGTGGATACCCAGGTTACTTGGGAAGCCTTAGTGGTCTTTCCGGACCTCTTGGACTATTGGGACGTTATCCCGGCCTCTCAGGATTGCTCGGAGGCTACTCAGGTCTAAATGGTTTACTTGGATTGAACGGAGGATATTCAGGTCTCACTGGCCTGTCAGCATTACTTGGAGGATATTCAGGTCACTCTGGCCTTTCTACATTGTACGGAGGCTACCCAGGTTACGGCAGCTATTTTGGCCGCTCATCGGGACTTCTTGGACTTACCAGCCCATGGGGAACTTCATATGGCACCACCCTTGGATCTTATGGGTACCCTAGTTATTTGGGAGGACGTTATGGAGGGCTCCTTGGACGTTATCCGGGACTGCAAGGAAGTTCTTTTGGTTTGTCAGGACTATATGGAAGTTACCCCGGTCTAGGGCGCTTGTCAGGGCTTCTTGGCTACCCTGGCTTGACAGGACTTTCGAGTTTATACAGTGGATACCCAGGCGCTCTGGGAGGTCTTAGTGGCCTTGCAGGACCACTAGGACTGCTCGGACGTTACCCTGGTCTTTCTGGTTTGCTCGGAGGCTACTCAGGTCTTAACCGACTGTCTGGATTGTATGGAGGATATTCAGGTCTCACAGGTCTTTCAGGGTTGCTTGGAGGCTATCCAGGATACTCCGGCCTTTCTACTTTGTACGGAGGCTACCCAGGTTACGGCAGCTATTTGAGCCGCTCATCGGGACTTCTTGGACTTACTAGCCCATGGGGAACTTCATATGGTAGCACCCTTGGGTCTTATGGCTACCCAAGCTATTTGGGAGGACTTTATGGTGGATTTAGAGGGCCTCTAGGAGTTCTTGGACGTTATCACGGTCTCTCGGGATTGTACGGAAGCTACCCTGGTCTGTCAGGCCTCTACGGAAGTTACCCAGGCTTCGGAAGCTTGTCTGGACTCACTACTGGTTACCCTGGCTGGAGGTATCCTTCTGCCTATGGAGGTCTGAATGGCGTATGGGGATATCCATACGGTAGTAGCCTTAGCCCATACGGCTACGGAAGTTCAGTTGGCCCATTCGGATACTCTGGTCTTTATGGACGCGGCGTTGGTGCATTCGGAAACTATGGCCCATACGGGTCTTGGGGCTACCCTGGGTTCTACGGTAACGGAGTGGGTCCTCTAGGTGCATATGGATATGGTCCATTTGGTCGATATGGTCCTTTCGGCAGCTCCCTTGGCTATCCTGGAGCATACAGTAATGGATTTGGTCCCTTTGGTCCGTTCGGTTATGGCGGACCCTTCAGCGGCTACTACGGCCCATATGGTCCGTCCGGAAAAACTTTTGGTCCCTACGTTCTACCCGGCCCCTTAGGAACAACAACTTCAACTGTCGTCCCAACTGCCCAAGGACCATCTGTCACCAGTACAGTTGTGCCTGAGGTTGTGAAACCAAGTGCAACTCTAGTCACACCTGAAGGCCTGCCCACACTACCCGTTAATGTTGCAACGGGTTCAAAGGG GGTCAAGACCATCGTAGGCTGA
- the LOC119461406 gene encoding collagen alpha-1(IV) chain-like isoform X8 has protein sequence MRGKVLAIVFCLLGSAISARAAELGQQQEHVSLTLEPAPVAGVTENVVTGVSGGALGGVTSATSSVAPGVVGGSLTTGAIGTPWGVAGFPYSSWSGYPGFGGFSNLYGGYYGGYPGYGSYLSRSSGLFGPSSPWGYPYGSAYGSIGYPGALGGLGGYGGALGLLGRYPGLSGVYGNTLGLSGLYGAYPGFGRLPGVLGSYPGLTGLSSLYGGYPGYLGSLSGLSGPLGLLGRYPGLSGLLGSYPGLNGLSGWYGGYPGLTGLSRVLAGYPGYSALSTLYGSYPGSSSYFSHSSGLLGLPSPWGYSHASGFGSLGYPGSLGGVLGGLRGPLGLLGRYPGLSGLYPGLSGLSGLYGGYPGLAALSGVLGRFPGYSALSTLYGSYPGSSSYLSRSSGLLGLSSPWGYSHASGFSSLGYPGSVGGVLGGLGGPLGLLGHYPGLSGLYGSSLALSGLTGSYSGLGRLSGLLGGYSGLTGLSGLYGGYPGYLGSLSGLSGPLGLLGRYPGLSGLYPGLSGLSGLYGGYPGLTGLSSVLGRFPGYSALSTLYGSYPGSSSYFARSSGLLGLSSPWGYSHASGFGSLGYPGSLGGVLGGLGGPLGLLGRYPGLSGLYGSSLALSGLSGSYSGLGRLSGLLGGYSGLTGLSGLYGGYPGYLGSLSGLSGPLGLLGRYPGLSGLYPGLSGLSGLYGGYPGLTGLSSVFGRYPGYSALSTLYGSYPGSSSYLSRSSGLLGLSSPWGYSHASGFGSLGYPGSLGGVLGGLGGPLGLLGHYPGLSGLYGSSLALSGLSGSYSGLGRLSGLLGGYSGLTGLSGLYGGYPGYLGSLSGLSGPLGLLGRYPGLSGLLGGYSGLNGLLGLNGGYSGLTGLSALLGGYSGHSGLSTLYGGYPGYGSYFGRSSGLLGLTSPWGTSYGTTLGSYGYPSYLGGRYGGLLGRYPGLQGSSFGLSGLYGSYPGLGRLSGLLGYPGLTGLSSLYSGYPGALGGLSGLAGPLGLLGRYPGLSGLLGGYSGLNRLSGLYGGYSGLTGLSGLLGGYPGYSGLSTLYGGYPGYGSYLSRSSGLLGLTSPWGTSYGSTLGSYGYPSYLGGLYGGFRGPLGVLGRYHGLSGLYGSYPGLSGLYGSYPGFGSLSGLTTGYPGWRYPSAYGGLNGVWGYPYGSSLSPYGYGSSVGPFGYSGLYGRGVGAFGNYGPYGSWGYPGFYGNGVGPLGAYGYGPFGRYGPFGSSLGYPGAYSNGFGPFGPFGYGGPFSGYYGPYGPSGKTFGPYVLPGPLGTTTSTVVPTAQGPSVTSTVVPEVVKPSATLVTPEGLPTLPVNVATGSKGVKTIVG, from the exons ATGCGGGGAAAAGTTCTGGCCATCGTCTTCTGTCTCCTAGGCTCTG CCATTTCAGCTAGAGCTGCTGAATTAGGGCAGCAACAAGAACACGTCAGTCTCACCTTGGAACCAGCACCAGTCGCAGGGGTTACCGAAAATGTCGTCACTGGAGTTTCAGGTGGAGCATTAGGCGGCGTCACTAGCGCCACATCAAGTGTTGCGCCTGGTGTGGTTGGAGGCTCTTTGACCACCGGTGCTATAGGAACACCATGGGGAGTTGCTGGGTTCCCGTATAGTTCTTGGAGTGGCTACCCAGGTTTTGGTGGTTTTTCAAACCTTTATGGGGGCTACTACGGAGGCTACCCGGGCTACGGCAGTTATCTGTCTCGCTCATCCGGGCTTTTCGGTCCTTCCAGCCCGTGGGGATACCCGTATGGTAGTGCTTATGGATCTATAGGCTACCCTGGTGCTCTGGGAGGACTTGGAGGATATGGGGGAGCTCTTGGACTTCTAGGACGTTATCCAGGCCTTTCCGGAGTGTATGGAAACACCCTCGGTCTTTCAGGCCTGTACGGAGCATACCCAGGATTCGGACGCCTGCCGGGAGTTCTGGGAAGTTACCCAGGTCTGACGGGGCTTTCAAGTTTGTATGGCGGATACCCAGGTTATTTGGGAAGCCTTAGCGGTCTTTCTGGGCCGCTGGGACTACTCGGACGTTATCCAGGGCTTTCGGGATTGTTAGGAAGCTATCCTGGCCTGAATGGTCTCTCGGGTTGGTATGGAGGATACCCAGGTCTCACAGGCCTTTCACGAGTGCTTGCAGGTTACCCCGGTTACTCCGCCCTTTCGACACTGTACGGAAGCTATCCCGGCTCCAGCAGCTATTTTTCTCACTCGTCGGGTCTTCTTGGCCTTCCTAGTCCATGGGGATATTCCCATGCAAGCGGATTTGGTTCACTAGGCTACCCAGGATCTCTAGGAGGAGTTCTTGGTGGACTCCGAGGGCCACTCGGCCTACTTGGACGTTACCCAGGGCTTTCTGGCCTGTACCCTGGACTTAGTGGTTTGTCTGGATTGTATGGAGGATACCCTGGTCTCGCAGCCCTCTCAGGTGTGCTTGGCCGTTTCCCTGGTTACTCAGCCCTTTCGACGCTATACGGAAGCTATCCCGGTTCCAGCAGTTACTTGTCTCGCTCCTCGGGTCTTCTTGGTCTTTCTAGCCCATGGGGATATTCTCACGCAAGCGGTTTTAGTTCACTAGGCTATCCAGGATCTGTTGGAGGAGTTCTCGGAGGACTTGGAGGACCTCTAGGTCTTCTTGGACATTACCCAGGACTTTCCGGCCTTTACGGAAGCTCACTTGCTCTTTCAGGTCTCACCGGAAGTTACTCAGGACTCGGACGCTTGTCTGGACTTCTGGGAGGATACTCTGGTTTGACAGGGCTTTCTGGTTTGTATGGGGGATACCCAG GTTACTTGGGAAGTCTTAGTGGCCTTTCGGGACCTCTAGGACTACTTGGACGTTACCCAGGGCTTTCAGGATTGTACCCTGGACTTAGTGGCTTGTCTGGATTGTATGGAGGATACCCTGGTCTCACCGGCCTCTCAAGTGTGCTTGGGCGTTTCCCTGGTTACTCAGCCCTTTCGACACTGTACGGAAGCTATCCCGGCTCCAGCAGTTACTTTGCACGCTCCTCGGGTCTTCTTGGCCTTTCTAGCCCATGGGGATATTCCCATGCAAGCGGATTTGGTTCGCTAGGCTACCCAGGATCTCTAGGAGGAGTTCTTGGAGGACTCGGAGGGCCACTCGGCCTACTTGGACGTTACCCAGGGCTTTCTGGCCTGTACGGAAGCTCACTTGCTCTTTCAGGTCTCTCCGGAAGTTACTCAGGACTCGGACGCTTGTCTGGACTTCTGGGAGGATACTCTGGTTTGACTGGACTTTCAGGTTTGTATGGTGGATATCCAGGTTACTTGGGAAGCCTTAGTGGCCTTTCGGGACCTCTAGGACTACTTGGACGTTACCCAGGGCTTTCAGGATTGTACCCTGGACTTAGTGGCTTGTCTGGATTGTATGGAGGATACCCTGGTCTCACCGGCCTCTCAAGTGTGTTTGGGCGTTACCCCGGTTACTCAGCCCTTTCGACACTGTACGGAAGCTATCCCGGCTCCAGCAGTTACTTGTCTCGCTCCTCGGGTCTTCTTGGCCTTTCTAGCCCATGGGGATATTCCCATGCAAGCGGATTTGGTTCACTAGGCTACCCAGGATCTCTAGGAGGAGTTCTTGGAGGACTCGGAGGGCCACTTGGCCTACTTGGACATTATCCAGGGCTTTCTGGCCTGTACGGAAGCTCACTTGCTCTTTCAGGCCTCTCCGGAAGTTACTCAGGACTCGGACGCTTGTCTGGACTTCTGGGAGGATACTCTGGTTTGACAGGTCTTTCCGGTTTGTATGGTGGATACCCAGGTTACTTGGGAAGCCTTAGTGGTCTTTCCGGACCTCTTGGACTATTGGGACGTTATCCCGGCCTCTCAGGATTGCTCGGAGGCTACTCAGGTCTAAATGGTTTACTTGGATTGAACGGAGGATATTCAGGTCTCACTGGCCTGTCAGCATTACTTGGAGGATATTCAGGTCACTCTGGCCTTTCTACATTGTACGGAGGCTACCCAGGTTACGGCAGCTATTTTGGCCGCTCATCGGGACTTCTTGGACTTACCAGCCCATGGGGAACTTCATATGGCACCACCCTTGGATCTTATGGGTACCCTAGTTATTTGGGAGGACGTTATGGAGGGCTCCTTGGACGTTATCCGGGACTGCAAGGAAGTTCTTTTGGTTTGTCAGGACTATATGGAAGTTACCCCGGTCTAGGGCGCTTGTCAGGGCTTCTTGGCTACCCTGGCTTGACAGGACTTTCGAGTTTATACAGTGGATACCCAGGCGCTCTGGGAGGTCTTAGTGGCCTTGCAGGACCACTAGGACTGCTCGGACGTTACCCTGGTCTTTCTGGTTTGCTCGGAGGCTACTCAGGTCTTAACCGACTGTCTGGATTGTATGGAGGATATTCAGGTCTCACAGGTCTTTCAGGGTTGCTTGGAGGCTATCCAGGATACTCCGGCCTTTCTACTTTGTACGGAGGCTACCCAGGTTACGGCAGCTATTTGAGCCGCTCATCGGGACTTCTTGGACTTACTAGCCCATGGGGAACTTCATATGGTAGCACCCTTGGGTCTTATGGCTACCCAAGCTATTTGGGAGGACTTTATGGTGGATTTAGAGGGCCTCTAGGAGTTCTTGGACGTTATCACGGTCTCTCGGGATTGTACGGAAGCTACCCTGGTCTGTCAGGCCTCTACGGAAGTTACCCAGGCTTCGGAAGCTTGTCTGGACTCACTACTGGTTACCCTGGCTGGAGGTATCCTTCTGCCTATGGAGGTCTGAATGGCGTATGGGGATATCCATACGGTAGTAGCCTTAGCCCATACGGCTACGGAAGTTCAGTTGGCCCATTCGGATACTCTGGTCTTTATGGACGCGGCGTTGGTGCATTCGGAAACTATGGCCCATACGGGTCTTGGGGCTACCCTGGGTTCTACGGTAACGGAGTGGGTCCTCTAGGTGCATATGGATATGGTCCATTTGGTCGATATGGTCCTTTCGGCAGCTCCCTTGGCTATCCTGGAGCATACAGTAATGGATTTGGTCCCTTTGGTCCGTTCGGTTATGGCGGACCCTTCAGCGGCTACTACGGCCCATATGGTCCGTCCGGAAAAACTTTTGGTCCCTACGTTCTACCCGGCCCCTTAGGAACAACAACTTCAACTGTCGTCCCAACTGCCCAAGGACCATCTGTCACCAGTACAGTTGTGCCTGAGGTTGTGAAACCAAGTGCAACTCTAGTCACACCTGAAGGCCTGCCCACACTACCCGTTAATGTTGCAACGGGTTCAAAGGG GGTCAAGACCATCGTAGGCTGA